Proteins from one Pristis pectinata isolate sPriPec2 chromosome 34, sPriPec2.1.pri, whole genome shotgun sequence genomic window:
- the LOC127586087 gene encoding uncharacterized protein LOC127586087 isoform X1 has product MYFCSALGFIFVSCLLLIGAHSQKSQVRQTPRFVKRFEGQAVAINCTADFPGAKTNTWLKGDLRVSQSVRGYRERVSESHETIAQKLTSFLRITNLTECDAGTYYCKVDSMGTITKGEGTEVIVMRAGQNGSSNSINIVLIGVSVVVIAALGIALIIVSVQLRRRTKACIALQRQFVDYITEKSTEYMKINEKKKHRHREGGTSSSSQERKKKRKTKQSHRVDSAQEGYIQ; this is encoded by the exons ATGTATTTTTGCTCCGCGCTTGGGTTTATCTTCGTGTCATGTCTCTTACTGATAG GTGCGCACTCACAGAAGTCCCAAGTTCGGCAGACGCCTCGTTTCGTGAAACGGTTTGAAGGGCAGGCGGTGGCCATTAACTGCACCGCGGATTTCCCCGGAGCCAAAACCAACACGTGGCTGAAAGGTGACCTGCGGGTTTCACAAAGCGTACGGGGGTACCGCGAAAGAGTGAGCGAGAGTCATGAAACCATTGCACAGAAGCTGACATCGTTCCTGCGAATCACGAATCTTACGGAATGTGATGCTGGCACCTACTATTGCAAGGTGGACAGTATGGGCACGATAACGAAGGGTGAAGGGACGGAAGTAATCGTTATGC GTGCAGGTCAAAACGGCTCGTCCAATTCCATCAACATTGTGCTCATTGGAGTGTCCGTGGTAGTGATAGCAGCGCTTGGCATTGCTTTAATTATTGTGTCTGTACAGCTCAGACGACGCACTAAAG CTTGTATCGCTCTTCAGAG ACAGTTCGTTGACTACATCACTGAAAAATCAACAG AATATATGAAAATAAACGAGAAAAAGAAGCACAGG CACAGAGAGGGTGGTACTTCAAGCTCCAGTCAAGagaggaagaagaaaaggaaaacaaaacagtccCACAGGGTGGATAGCGCACAAGAAGGCTACATCCAGTAA
- the LOC127586087 gene encoding uncharacterized protein LOC127586087 isoform X2, with translation MYFCSALGFIFVSCLLLIGAHSQKSQVRQTPRFVKRFEGQAVAINCTADFPGAKTNTWLKGDLRVSQSVRGYRERVSESHETIAQKLTSFLRITNLTECDAGTYYCKVDSMGTITKGEGTEVIVMRAGQNGSSNSINIVLIGVSVVVIAALGIALIIVSVQLRRRTKACIALQRQFVDYITEKSTEYMKINEKKKHRRGWYFKLQSREEEEKENKTVPQGG, from the exons ATGTATTTTTGCTCCGCGCTTGGGTTTATCTTCGTGTCATGTCTCTTACTGATAG GTGCGCACTCACAGAAGTCCCAAGTTCGGCAGACGCCTCGTTTCGTGAAACGGTTTGAAGGGCAGGCGGTGGCCATTAACTGCACCGCGGATTTCCCCGGAGCCAAAACCAACACGTGGCTGAAAGGTGACCTGCGGGTTTCACAAAGCGTACGGGGGTACCGCGAAAGAGTGAGCGAGAGTCATGAAACCATTGCACAGAAGCTGACATCGTTCCTGCGAATCACGAATCTTACGGAATGTGATGCTGGCACCTACTATTGCAAGGTGGACAGTATGGGCACGATAACGAAGGGTGAAGGGACGGAAGTAATCGTTATGC GTGCAGGTCAAAACGGCTCGTCCAATTCCATCAACATTGTGCTCATTGGAGTGTCCGTGGTAGTGATAGCAGCGCTTGGCATTGCTTTAATTATTGTGTCTGTACAGCTCAGACGACGCACTAAAG CTTGTATCGCTCTTCAGAG ACAGTTCGTTGACTACATCACTGAAAAATCAACAG AATATATGAAAATAAACGAGAAAAAGAAGCACAGG AGAGGGTGGTACTTCAAGCTCCAGTCAAGagaggaagaagaaaaggaaaacaaaacagtccCACAGGGTGGATAG